Proteins encoded together in one Paracidovorax wautersii window:
- a CDS encoding cobalamin biosynthesis protein: MNPAGGHHACVVLGIGLRAQADAAALQALWQQAQAEGRDAFCAVALLDTKAAHPALAEWLRGAAPGAAVIAVPADALPVQPVHTQSPRLHARYGTGSVAEAAALSAAGPGAQLLQPRRVADDGSATLAVALRQAGPLHCCLAARAPCAAASEPGTPP; this comes from the coding sequence ATGAACCCGGCCGGCGGCCACCATGCCTGCGTGGTGCTGGGCATCGGCCTGCGCGCGCAGGCGGACGCTGCCGCCCTGCAGGCGCTGTGGCAACAGGCGCAGGCCGAGGGCCGTGACGCCTTCTGCGCCGTCGCATTGCTGGACACCAAGGCCGCACACCCCGCGCTGGCCGAGTGGCTGCGCGGCGCAGCGCCCGGCGCCGCCGTCATCGCCGTGCCCGCTGATGCCTTGCCCGTACAGCCCGTCCACACCCAATCCCCCCGCCTGCACGCCCGCTACGGCACCGGCAGCGTGGCCGAGGCCGCCGCCCTGTCCGCCGCCGGGCCCGGTGCGCAGCTGCTGCAGCCGCGCCGCGTGGCCGATGACGGCAGCGCCACGCTGGCCGTCGCCCTGCGCCAGGCCGGTCCCCTGCACTGTTGTCTTGCAGCGCGCGCCCCCTGTGCCGCTGCATCCGAACCAGGAACCCCTCCATGA
- the cbiE gene encoding precorrin-6y C5,15-methyltransferase (decarboxylating) subunit CbiE — MADPWLTLVGLNEDGLDGLTPAARHALDQAEVVFGGPRHLALARVGERGKPWPVPFDIAPVVALRGQRVVVLASGDPFWFGAGGSLAAHLAPHEWRCHAQPSTFSLVAARLGWRLEATDCLGLHASPVQQLLPRLAPGGQAIVLLRDGPAVAALADWLVREGWGDSALWVMESVGGPRERCRTMAAAEAAAQLSQDPAHAPVAVALRAQGGTALPQAAGRATDWFAHDGQITKAPARALTLAALAPRRGERLWDIGGGSGSVAVEWCLAGGAAISVEQHAARVDNIRTNAQRFGLHHQMQVVHGLAPEALAGLPPPQAVFVGGGFDDAVFAALQTLMPAGCRLVVNAVTLETEALLAQLHAAHGGQLLRLELASAEPLGRMRSWQAARPLVQWSWQR; from the coding sequence ATGGCTGATCCGTGGTTGACATTGGTGGGCCTGAACGAGGACGGGCTGGACGGCCTGACGCCCGCCGCCCGCCACGCGCTGGACCAGGCCGAGGTCGTCTTCGGCGGGCCGCGCCATCTGGCACTGGCCCGGGTGGGCGAGCGCGGCAAGCCCTGGCCCGTGCCGTTCGACATCGCTCCCGTGGTGGCGCTGCGCGGGCAGCGCGTGGTGGTGCTGGCGTCCGGTGATCCGTTCTGGTTCGGCGCGGGCGGCAGCCTCGCCGCGCACCTGGCACCGCACGAGTGGCGCTGCCACGCCCAACCCTCGACATTCTCGCTGGTCGCCGCCCGCCTGGGCTGGCGGCTGGAGGCCACCGACTGCCTGGGCCTGCACGCCAGCCCCGTGCAGCAACTGCTGCCGCGCCTGGCACCCGGCGGGCAAGCCATCGTGCTGCTGCGCGATGGCCCCGCCGTCGCCGCCCTGGCCGACTGGCTGGTGCGCGAAGGCTGGGGCGACAGCGCCCTGTGGGTGATGGAATCCGTCGGCGGCCCGCGCGAGCGCTGCCGCACCATGGCGGCGGCCGAAGCGGCCGCGCAGCTCTCGCAAGACCCGGCACACGCTCCCGTCGCCGTCGCGCTGCGGGCCCAAGGCGGCACAGCCCTGCCCCAGGCCGCCGGCCGGGCCACCGACTGGTTTGCACACGACGGCCAGATCACCAAGGCCCCGGCCCGCGCGCTCACGCTGGCGGCCCTGGCGCCCCGGCGCGGCGAGCGGCTGTGGGACATCGGCGGCGGCTCCGGCTCGGTGGCGGTGGAATGGTGCCTGGCCGGTGGTGCGGCCATCAGCGTGGAGCAGCACGCGGCGCGGGTGGACAACATCCGCACCAATGCCCAACGCTTCGGGCTGCACCACCAAATGCAGGTCGTGCACGGCCTGGCGCCCGAGGCGTTGGCGGGCTTGCCCCCGCCGCAGGCCGTGTTCGTGGGCGGCGGCTTCGACGACGCTGTCTTCGCCGCACTGCAGACTCTGATGCCCGCCGGCTGCCGCCTGGTCGTCAACGCCGTCACGCTGGAGACCGAAGCACTGCTGGCGCAACTGCACGCCGCGCACGGCGGCCAATTGCTGCGGCTGGAACTTGCCAGCGCCGAGCCGCTGGGCCGCATGCGCAGCTGGCAGGCCGCCCGCCCGCTGGTGCAATGGAGCTGGCAGCGATGA